TCTCCTTGAATATATCGCTTAAAATGTTacgtttaatattttcgtctaCACTACTTGTTATAGTTTCTTATAGCGATTTTATCGCATTATCAAAACACCGAAAGCGCATGCGCAAATACATCCTAGCTCCTAGCggtaaattatgaaaaatttgtttggtAATATACAAGGTAATTTACAAATTCACATCACTGGTGGTATGTATTTATTATGGCGCCTCGATCACAAGGCGTCTCGTTTAAAAGAGAAGATtaggtgattttttctttgtcaTTAAGTTAACCAAGACCACTTGCTGCCGAGATAATGCACTTGACATTATATCAATATAAACTGGACAACACACATTGTACTATATGTCAGTATTGAGTCTGTGGTGGCCATATTGTTTTGGTGGGGCCTGTCAAATCTGTAGTCACTGATACCAAACCACCATGGCAAGTTACACGATTGAGCAGcacattttatgataaaattttgttagaaattaattttgcgTTAAGACTTAGGCTTGCACTTGTTGCTGGATGGACTTCGGAACAAAACTACATTCacaaaaagttattgtttGATGCGGATGTAAGCCATCATTAGTCTGTACTTTGTTGAtctagaatgtttctagttctaggtccagtgttagttctagttgttaCTCAGCgctacatttttgtatatttttcatttatctatgtctagtgttagctctagtgcTGGTGTTAGCTCTGTTGgaatttgtgtgcattaaaattattcatataaaCTCGTAAATACCTTTGGAAATAAACATCCTTGCATCCAGAATCACTACTTTCAGATTCTcgaactttttttgataaggATCTGCACGTAGACATAAGAGAATTCTTTTTCTGTCGTTTAATTTGTTTCGGTTTTTATGGTGTGGGTCCTTGGGATTCCAAAGCACAGGATACCTGTCATATAGATGGATGAATTCCATCATTAAATCATTAATCCATTCCATTTTGAGTATCTGCAACACTACAAACTAATATAAGTATCAGAATATCGATGGATTCTTGTAATATATGgataatatgaaatatatgtatattaatataagttacctgtcaaaattgaaatgaattGTTGGATTCCTTGGTATATAGGTCTTGCAATGAAAAACTTTCCACTTCCCTTAACTAgcttctttattattttacaaaacttGATGATTCGTTGAACTTAATTATTTGAACTTCGATAACTATTTTGATTACAATCTCGGTGTGGACTTAGAATTTGATACGGCTAGAAAGGCTTTTGGatgttaattgtttttctgaacTTAGTTAGGAACAATTGTATAGGAACGCGGATTCCTTGGATTCATTCCTCGTGtgatactttatttaatttgttttatttaatagacttaataaatatgtatagatacgtttattaataatttttgcgCACATAGACAACCAATTTAACCACAATGTAAACAGATATTCAAATCGCCTTAGAAACAGTGCCATATCTTTCAACGAAACAGTTTCATCGATCAATCAAATCAGACAACCATCAACAAGATTTctttagcaatttttaaaccaaaacCAAAacgtataaatataaaaccaaaACTCGAcacaaaataaacataaagcaACAAGATGAGTGAACGTATGCTGCAAGACGATTTCACATTAGTTCGTTATGAAAACCCAGTTTTACTTACAAGACATGCCGAACCTGAAAaggtaattttaaatcatcgtaacaagattaaataaattagttttatgatttaacttttttattttaagagtGGAGATGCTAGTGCAGGTGATGCAAAACCAAAAACAGCCGCACCAACGGCAGATGTTCGTCGTGAAACCGAAGAAGTTCTTAACACAATTCTCCCACCGAAAGAATGGGAAGAAGGCGGTCAAGTATGGCGCCAACAAGTTTCAACAATCCCCGCGACTCGTTTAGACGTTGTAAACCTCCAAGAACAACTCGATATGAAACTACAACAACGTCAAGCTCGCGAAACAGGAATTTGTCCTATTCGAAGAGAACTTTATACTCAATGTTTCGATGAAATTATTCGACAAGTAACGATAAATTGCGCAGAAAGGGGATTGTTATTGTTAAGAATTCGCGATGAAATGCGAATGACGATCGAAGCTTATCAAGCTTTATATTGTAGTAGTATTGCTTTTGGAATGAGGAAAGCTTTGCAATCCGAACAAGGAAAATCCGATTTGGAACATGACgtcgatattttaaaattagaaaaagtcGATTTGGAGAAGCAGTTGACCGATTTAAGACAAAGAGCCGAACAAGCTGATCGAAGATCGGCTGAGTTAAGAGCGGCCGAAGAAAAGAAACATGCCGAGGAAattggttttttgaaaaagacaaatcaacaattaaaagCTCAATTAGAAGGAATTATTGCTCCAAAGAAGTAATAGGATTAATGATTATTAGGcgtgataataataaaaggaaacgatattattattatttcttttatacaataaatgttgatgtatatttataataaagattttatgtttatttaataataaaattaatgtaaggttatataattataattattacaagtgttttattaaaacgttATATATTAAACTTTACGCTACAACCCAAGCATCAAATATACAGgtgtgattaaaaaaatcgtaaaaactACTTAGATTTATATTGGTGCACTAaaagtagattaaatttgctctaaactttttattatttaatcgtgatatctcaattgtcggttgagattttttaaatttcctcaGTTTTCGCTATAACCTCAATAAGTAGTTTCtcctttaataaattttttcagtaaattttaataatattatctaacAGTTTTTGTATCacatcataaattagaatctcTAAGCGACAATTTAACAaacatatcatatcaagattctcaaaaatacagttgatatgattttttgaaaatttcgcgtttttgtgatttataaattgta
This region of Onthophagus taurus isolate NC chromosome 3, IU_Otau_3.0, whole genome shotgun sequence genomic DNA includes:
- the LOC111418743 gene encoding putative inner dynein arm light chain, axonemal: MSERMLQDDFTLVRYENPVLLTRHAEPEKSGDASAGDAKPKTAAPTADVRRETEEVLNTILPPKEWEEGGQVWRQQVSTIPATRLDVVNLQEQLDMKLQQRQARETGICPIRRELYTQCFDEIIRQVTINCAERGLLLLRIRDEMRMTIEAYQALYCSSIAFGMRKALQSEQGKSDLEHDVDILKLEKVDLEKQLTDLRQRAEQADRRSAELRAAEEKKHAEEIGFLKKTNQQLKAQLEGIIAPKK